One genomic segment of Mesoterricola silvestris includes these proteins:
- a CDS encoding MaoC family dehydratase: METTATPTFEVGQTCTYSQVIDDQLVRAFAELSGDRNAIHLDDAIAATSRFGQRIAHGAILFGIVSKVLGMDMPGVGTVYLNQTCNFKLPVFIGDTVTLTASIIELLPKSIARISTVITRQTGEVVMDGVAEVKLPGWLFKAPRG; this comes from the coding sequence ATGGAAACCACCGCAACCCCCACCTTCGAGGTGGGCCAGACCTGCACCTATTCCCAGGTCATCGACGACCAGCTCGTGCGCGCCTTCGCGGAACTCAGCGGGGACCGCAACGCCATCCACCTGGACGACGCCATCGCCGCCACCAGCCGCTTCGGCCAGCGCATCGCCCACGGCGCGATCCTCTTCGGGATCGTCTCCAAGGTCCTGGGCATGGACATGCCCGGCGTGGGCACCGTCTACCTCAACCAGACCTGCAACTTCAAGCTCCCCGTCTTCATCGGCGACACCGTCACCCTCACCGCCTCCATCATCGAGCTCCTCCCCAAGAGCATCGCCCGCATCTCCACCGTCATCACCCGGCAGACCGGGGAAGTGGTCATGGACGGCGTGGCGGAGGTGAAGCTGCCGGGGTGGCTCTTCAAGGCGCCTCGGGGATAG
- the xdhA gene encoding xanthine dehydrogenase molybdenum-binding subunit XdhA — protein MDHNIVGKSVQRLDAVAKVTGKAKYTDDFFERDMLVGKVLRSPHAHARVVSVDLSRARALPGVVAVFTAQDLPKIKFATAGHPWSLDPGHRDVEDRLILTDKARFVGDAVAAVVAEDLLTAEKALHLIGIEYEVLPHVLTAEDALKEGAPLLHENRPGNIVSSFGVQFGDVEAEFRGADHVIEGDYETSVVQHCHIESMSAFAYVDTDGRVVVNSSTQIPHIVRRIVAQALGLQWGRVKVVKPFVGGGFGNKQDVVVEPLTAAMTLAAGGRPVRYCMTREEVFIDTRTRHGMKLHMKTAVAADGTLRGIHVQVLSNTGAYASHGHSIAMSAGGKFRPLYDFRAVKYEPRTVYTNLPVAGAMRGYGTPQIFFALESHLDDIARRLDLDPVELRRKNLIKVGHQDPLTKNVVRSFGIPQCIEKGMELIKWDEKRKAHLGQTGPRRRGLGMALFAYASGTHPVALELAGARIVMNQDGSVALQVGATEIGQGSDTVFAQITAEVLGLPMDMVHVVTSQDTDITPYDSGAYASRQTFVTGIAVRKAALEVRDKVLEVAARRTGLAKDEMDIRDRRIVETALGRVVCTLEDVAMDAFYDRLLAAPITSDTSANVRINAMSYGATFVEVEVDVETGKVEVAELWNVHDSGTIINPRLAEGQVHGGVSMALGAALLEQMLFDPQTGKTLNNNLLDYKLPTILDTPKINAAFVETFEAAGSFGSKSLGECPVISPAPAVRNAVLDATGVAFHKIPLYPQVVFEKFREAGLLAQRSTEHV, from the coding sequence ATGGACCACAACATCGTGGGCAAGAGCGTCCAGAGGCTAGACGCCGTGGCCAAGGTGACGGGGAAGGCCAAGTACACCGATGACTTCTTCGAGCGCGACATGCTCGTGGGCAAGGTGCTGCGCAGTCCCCACGCCCATGCACGGGTCGTGTCGGTGGACCTGTCCCGGGCCCGGGCCCTGCCGGGGGTGGTGGCGGTGTTCACGGCGCAGGATCTCCCTAAGATCAAGTTCGCCACGGCCGGGCATCCCTGGTCGCTGGATCCGGGGCACCGGGACGTGGAGGACCGGCTGATCCTCACGGACAAGGCGCGCTTCGTGGGCGACGCCGTGGCCGCCGTGGTGGCCGAGGACCTGCTCACCGCCGAGAAGGCGCTGCACCTCATCGGGATCGAGTACGAGGTGCTGCCCCACGTGCTCACGGCCGAGGACGCCCTGAAGGAGGGGGCGCCCCTCCTGCACGAGAACCGCCCGGGCAACATCGTGAGCTCCTTCGGCGTGCAGTTCGGCGACGTGGAGGCCGAATTCCGGGGCGCCGACCACGTCATCGAAGGCGACTACGAGACCAGCGTCGTGCAGCACTGCCACATCGAGAGCATGAGCGCCTTCGCCTACGTGGACACCGACGGCCGCGTGGTGGTCAACTCCTCCACCCAGATCCCGCACATCGTGCGGCGCATCGTGGCCCAGGCCCTGGGCCTGCAGTGGGGCCGCGTGAAGGTCGTCAAGCCCTTCGTGGGCGGCGGCTTCGGCAACAAGCAGGATGTGGTGGTGGAACCCCTGACCGCCGCCATGACCCTGGCCGCGGGCGGGCGCCCCGTGCGGTACTGCATGACCCGCGAGGAGGTCTTCATCGACACCCGCACCCGCCACGGCATGAAGCTCCATATGAAGACCGCCGTCGCCGCGGACGGCACGCTCCGGGGCATCCACGTGCAGGTGCTGAGCAACACCGGCGCCTACGCCAGCCACGGCCACTCCATCGCCATGTCGGCGGGGGGGAAGTTCCGGCCCCTCTATGACTTCCGCGCCGTGAAATACGAGCCCAGGACCGTCTACACCAACCTGCCCGTGGCCGGCGCGATGCGCGGCTACGGCACGCCCCAGATCTTTTTCGCCCTGGAAAGCCACCTGGACGACATCGCCCGCCGCCTGGACCTGGACCCGGTGGAGCTGCGCCGGAAGAACCTCATCAAGGTGGGCCACCAGGACCCCCTCACGAAGAACGTGGTGCGTTCCTTCGGCATCCCCCAGTGCATCGAGAAGGGGATGGAACTCATCAAGTGGGACGAGAAGCGCAAGGCCCACCTCGGCCAGACGGGGCCCAGGCGCCGCGGCCTGGGCATGGCGCTGTTCGCCTACGCCTCGGGCACCCATCCCGTGGCCCTGGAACTGGCCGGCGCCCGCATCGTCATGAACCAGGACGGCTCCGTCGCCCTGCAGGTGGGGGCCACGGAGATCGGCCAGGGCAGCGACACCGTCTTCGCCCAGATCACCGCCGAAGTGCTGGGGCTGCCCATGGACATGGTGCACGTGGTGACCAGCCAGGACACGGACATCACCCCCTACGATTCCGGCGCCTACGCCTCCCGGCAGACCTTCGTCACCGGCATCGCCGTGCGCAAGGCGGCCCTGGAGGTGCGGGACAAGGTGCTGGAGGTGGCGGCGCGGCGCACGGGCCTGGCCAAGGACGAAATGGACATCCGGGACCGCAGGATCGTCGAGACGGCCCTGGGCCGCGTGGTGTGCACCCTGGAGGACGTGGCCATGGACGCCTTCTACGACCGCCTCCTGGCCGCCCCCATCACCAGCGACACCTCCGCCAACGTGCGCATCAACGCCATGTCCTACGGCGCCACCTTCGTGGAAGTGGAGGTGGACGTGGAGACCGGCAAGGTGGAGGTGGCCGAGCTCTGGAACGTCCACGACTCCGGCACGATCATCAATCCCCGGCTCGCCGAGGGCCAGGTGCACGGCGGCGTGAGCATGGCCCTGGGCGCCGCCCTCCTGGAGCAGATGCTCTTCGATCCCCAGACCGGCAAGACCCTCAACAACAACCTCCTGGACTACAAGCTGCCCACCATCCTGGACACCCCGAAGATCAACGCGGCCTTCGTGGAGACCTTCGAGGCCGCGGGCTCCTTCGGCTCCAAGTCGCTGGGCGAGTGCCCCGTCATCTCCCCCGCCCCGGCCGTGCGCAACGCGGTGCTCGACGCCACGGGCGTGGCCTTCCACAAGATCCCCCTCTACCCGCAGGTGGTTTTCGAGAAGTTCCGGGAAGCGGGGCTGCTGGCTCAGAGGAGCACCGAACATGTTTGA
- a CDS encoding LysR substrate-binding domain-containing protein, producing MEFRLLRYFVAVAEELNVTRAAERLHTSQPSLSQQIRQLEGIIGAPLFLREKHRLTLSDTGRTFLPAARDILASVAEALAQARASARDEVGTLALGMIMGPEGLVLSNLLPRLMRTAPEVHLKLRTMTAPEQILALQRREIMAGFTRGPVEGDDIAAEIYTQERVVAVFPDTWPLARLERVPLGALTGLPLVSISETIAPAVAALTGRLERLGGVVFTKGLVTESLMTSMNAVASGLGFCFFSEYVGDVVPKGVVTRPLDLDPAPTLDLLFAYRKDAQSAALRSLVEVVRESSPYRLQGGGPGGAPPAAADRPPRPGSARPTRTPPRRG from the coding sequence ATGGAATTCCGCCTGCTCCGATACTTCGTCGCCGTGGCCGAGGAGCTGAACGTGACCCGGGCGGCGGAACGGTTGCATACGTCGCAGCCGTCGCTGAGCCAGCAGATCCGGCAGCTCGAGGGGATCATCGGGGCGCCGCTGTTCCTTCGGGAGAAGCACCGGCTCACCCTCTCGGACACGGGACGCACCTTCCTTCCGGCGGCCCGGGACATCCTGGCCTCGGTGGCGGAGGCGCTGGCCCAGGCCCGGGCCAGCGCGCGGGACGAGGTGGGCACCCTGGCCCTGGGGATGATCATGGGGCCCGAGGGGCTGGTGCTGTCGAACCTGCTGCCCCGGCTCATGCGCACGGCCCCGGAGGTGCACCTGAAGCTCCGGACCATGACGGCCCCGGAGCAGATCCTGGCGCTCCAGAGGCGCGAGATCATGGCGGGGTTCACCCGCGGGCCCGTGGAGGGCGACGATATCGCGGCGGAGATCTACACCCAGGAGCGGGTGGTGGCGGTGTTCCCCGACACCTGGCCCCTGGCGCGCCTGGAGCGGGTGCCGCTGGGGGCCCTCACGGGCCTGCCCCTGGTGTCCATCTCGGAGACCATCGCCCCGGCGGTGGCCGCCCTCACGGGGCGCCTGGAGCGCCTGGGGGGGGTGGTCTTCACGAAGGGACTCGTCACGGAGAGCTTGATGACGTCCATGAACGCCGTGGCCTCGGGACTGGGGTTCTGCTTCTTCTCGGAGTACGTGGGCGACGTGGTGCCCAAGGGCGTGGTGACGCGGCCCCTGGACCTGGATCCCGCGCCGACCCTGGATCTCCTTTTCGCGTACCGCAAGGACGCCCAGTCCGCGGCGCTCAGGAGCCTGGTGGAGGTGGTGCGGGAGAGCTCCCCCTACCGGCTCCAAGGAGGTGGGCCAGGTGGCGCCCCGCCGGCGGCGGCGGATCGCCCTCCGCGTCCAGGGTCAGCGCGGCCGACACGCACACCTCCACGTAGGGGTTGA
- the xdhB gene encoding xanthine dehydrogenase FAD-binding subunit XdhB yields the protein MFDICELHEPGTLEEAKAVLAANPDLKVIAGGTDVLIRLQHGSLAGSGLLSLKNLHGLEEIAMLGDGTISVGAMAPFTTIFRNGLIRERVPILCEAAVSMGGPQVRNVATIGGNICNGAVSADSASTLFALDALLKLETATDERIIPMGDFYAGPGKVNLRPGELLTAILIPREGYEGMGGHYIKYAMRKAMDIATLGVAAVCKVREDRFADLRIGLGVAAPVPIRCFEAEAYAKGKEVTLEVVQEIARLAVKPARARTSWRASKDYREHLIEVLAQRAVAEAVKRGGGCCAD from the coding sequence ATGTTTGACATCTGCGAACTCCACGAACCCGGGACGCTGGAGGAGGCCAAGGCGGTCCTCGCCGCGAACCCGGACCTCAAGGTCATCGCGGGCGGCACCGACGTGCTCATCCGCCTCCAGCACGGCAGCCTCGCGGGCTCGGGCCTCCTGAGCCTCAAGAACCTCCACGGCCTGGAGGAGATCGCCATGCTGGGCGACGGGACGATCTCGGTGGGGGCCATGGCCCCCTTCACGACGATCTTCCGGAACGGACTGATCCGCGAGCGCGTGCCCATCCTGTGCGAGGCCGCGGTGTCCATGGGCGGCCCCCAGGTGCGCAACGTGGCCACCATCGGCGGCAACATCTGCAACGGCGCCGTGTCCGCCGACAGCGCCTCGACGCTGTTCGCCCTGGACGCGCTGCTGAAGCTGGAGACCGCAACGGACGAGCGCATCATCCCCATGGGCGACTTCTACGCCGGCCCCGGCAAGGTGAACCTGCGCCCCGGCGAGCTCCTCACCGCCATCCTCATCCCGCGGGAGGGCTACGAGGGCATGGGCGGCCACTACATCAAGTACGCCATGCGCAAGGCCATGGACATCGCCACCCTGGGCGTGGCCGCCGTCTGCAAGGTGCGGGAGGACCGCTTCGCGGACCTGCGCATCGGCCTGGGGGTCGCGGCGCCGGTGCCCATCCGGTGCTTCGAGGCCGAGGCCTACGCCAAGGGGAAGGAGGTCACCCTGGAGGTGGTGCAGGAGATCGCGCGCCTCGCCGTGAAGCCCGCCAGGGCCCGCACCTCCTGGCGCGCCTCCAAGGACTACCGGGAGCATCTCATCGAAGTTCTGGCCCAGCGGGCCGTGGCCGAGGCCGTGAAGCGTGGGGGAGGTTGCTGTGCTGACTAG
- a CDS encoding sensor histidine kinase — MRLALALCLAAWAFAGAPPGAGPVRVFNASDGVPQMAIYALAADHQGRLWAGTLAGVARFDGQAWKAVEGPPSRYALLVNANSMTCTSDGAMWIGTRFQGYLEYRQGAWKVHDLQAGLPINNVNQLIESSRLDRSGRRILYGATHGRGVVAYQDGAWQRLGGDLSEERTFCLLEREGALWVGSARGVWILEQGRWRPFEGNGALADPLVRALAESTEPDGSRSLWIGTEKGGLYRWRKGRLEALPMKERMGNTSVRALLGGGDGSMWVGTSGGGMAQISGDQWLVRSTHSGLQSDFIRCLAFTPGGPDGSVLWAGSDGKGIFRIHSGGWRRVTVPWPHADPRVQAFAETRNPATGQPVLWMANTCLASLEQGVYTIHKPNAGPVSETMRSLYAFPGEQDLYFGMGNSLGRFSQGRFRFWSEKEGFAQGTVRVLAGTRDARGGRVLWIGTSRGLVRWDGAAFQAMPPPPGDPKPSVRSLDVDGSRLWVGTDKGLACLEGEAWVSPPVLANFPPVGVHALLQLRSDLVVGTFGSGVIHFENPGGSGGHHTFTTRNTPALRQDLVYDLVQDGAGRIYVSSPRGVARVDPGRGWTWDNFSTEDGLPGMECIKGSLFRDSRGRIWVGTEDGPAWLEPGTSTQDSVPKPLVWESAVVRGRSLAQGERLSHRDQGVRFEFRLLTGHREQDTVYRTQLVGLQDAPGDWSGLSYAQFPSLPAGRYTMLVWGRDYAGNQTGPLAFPFRVLPAPWFSPLAWGIYAVLLGGGVLALLRLRTRVLADRNRELMERIGSATREIEQRREEQEKLNRELVLLNLEKTQFMGIAAHDLRNPLNTIILVSDGLVTGDLEDCPPEIGPWVRKIATSAHHMTALIDEFLDVNAIESGMSSPRARAVAIQEILDPLASLYKLRLDAKGQVLVVEGEGRVLADPNHLRQILDNLLSNASKFSPSGAVLRIRVIPGPAATRIEVIDQGPGIQESEKANLFRRFVKLSARPTGGESSSGLGLSIVKHLVDANHGRVWVERPSDVGCAFCLELPSTTEG; from the coding sequence TTGCGCCTGGCGCTGGCGCTGTGCCTGGCGGCCTGGGCCTTCGCGGGGGCGCCGCCGGGGGCCGGACCCGTGCGGGTGTTCAACGCCAGCGACGGGGTGCCGCAGATGGCCATCTACGCCCTGGCCGCGGATCACCAGGGGCGGCTCTGGGCGGGCACCCTGGCCGGGGTTGCCCGGTTCGACGGCCAGGCCTGGAAGGCCGTGGAGGGGCCCCCCAGCCGGTACGCCCTCCTGGTGAACGCCAATTCCATGACCTGCACCTCCGACGGGGCCATGTGGATAGGAACCCGGTTCCAGGGTTACCTGGAGTACCGCCAGGGCGCCTGGAAGGTCCACGACCTGCAGGCCGGCCTGCCCATCAACAACGTCAACCAGCTCATCGAAAGCTCCCGCCTGGACCGGTCCGGGCGGCGCATCCTCTACGGCGCGACCCACGGCCGGGGGGTCGTGGCCTACCAGGACGGCGCGTGGCAGCGCCTGGGGGGGGACCTTTCCGAAGAGCGGACCTTCTGCCTGCTGGAACGGGAAGGGGCCCTGTGGGTCGGGTCCGCCCGGGGGGTCTGGATCCTGGAGCAGGGCCGCTGGCGCCCCTTCGAAGGCAACGGGGCCCTGGCCGACCCCCTGGTGCGGGCCCTGGCCGAGTCCACCGAACCCGACGGATCGCGCAGCCTCTGGATCGGCACGGAGAAGGGCGGGCTCTACCGCTGGCGCAAGGGCCGGCTCGAGGCCCTCCCCATGAAGGAGCGCATGGGCAACACCAGCGTCCGCGCCCTCCTGGGCGGGGGCGACGGCTCCATGTGGGTGGGCACCTCCGGCGGGGGCATGGCCCAGATCTCGGGCGACCAGTGGCTGGTGCGGAGCACCCACAGCGGCCTCCAGTCCGACTTCATCCGCTGCCTGGCCTTCACCCCGGGCGGGCCGGACGGCTCCGTCCTCTGGGCGGGCTCCGACGGCAAGGGCATCTTCCGCATCCATTCCGGCGGGTGGCGGCGCGTCACCGTGCCCTGGCCCCACGCGGACCCGAGGGTGCAGGCCTTCGCCGAGACCCGCAACCCCGCCACGGGCCAGCCGGTGCTGTGGATGGCCAACACGTGCCTGGCCAGCCTGGAGCAGGGCGTCTACACCATCCACAAGCCCAACGCGGGTCCCGTGAGCGAGACCATGCGCAGCCTCTACGCCTTCCCGGGGGAGCAGGACCTCTATTTCGGCATGGGCAACAGCCTCGGGCGCTTCTCCCAGGGCCGGTTCCGGTTCTGGTCCGAGAAGGAGGGCTTTGCCCAGGGCACCGTGAGGGTGCTCGCGGGAACCCGGGACGCCCGCGGCGGGCGGGTGCTGTGGATCGGGACCAGCCGGGGCCTGGTGCGGTGGGACGGTGCGGCCTTCCAGGCCATGCCGCCTCCCCCCGGCGATCCCAAGCCCTCGGTGCGCAGCCTGGACGTGGACGGTTCGAGGCTCTGGGTGGGCACCGACAAGGGCCTGGCCTGCCTGGAGGGGGAGGCCTGGGTCTCGCCTCCCGTCCTGGCCAATTTCCCCCCGGTGGGGGTCCACGCCCTGCTCCAGCTGCGGTCGGACCTGGTGGTGGGCACCTTCGGCTCGGGCGTCATCCACTTCGAGAACCCGGGCGGCTCCGGCGGCCACCACACCTTCACCACCCGCAACACCCCGGCCCTGCGCCAGGACCTCGTCTACGACCTGGTGCAGGACGGCGCCGGCAGGATCTATGTCTCGAGCCCCCGGGGCGTGGCGCGGGTGGACCCCGGGCGGGGCTGGACCTGGGACAACTTCAGCACCGAGGACGGCCTGCCGGGGATGGAGTGCATCAAGGGGTCCCTCTTCCGGGACAGCCGCGGGCGCATCTGGGTGGGAACCGAGGACGGCCCGGCCTGGCTCGAACCGGGCACCTCCACCCAGGACAGCGTCCCCAAGCCCCTGGTGTGGGAATCCGCGGTGGTGCGGGGCCGTTCCCTGGCGCAGGGCGAGCGCCTCTCCCACCGGGACCAGGGGGTCCGTTTCGAATTCCGGCTCCTCACGGGGCACCGGGAGCAGGATACGGTCTACCGCACCCAGCTGGTGGGCCTCCAGGACGCGCCGGGGGACTGGTCCGGGCTCTCCTACGCCCAGTTCCCCAGCCTGCCCGCGGGCCGGTACACCATGCTGGTCTGGGGCCGGGACTACGCGGGAAACCAGACGGGTCCCCTGGCCTTCCCGTTCCGGGTCCTGCCGGCGCCCTGGTTCAGCCCCCTGGCCTGGGGCATCTACGCGGTGCTCCTGGGCGGCGGCGTGCTGGCCCTGCTCCGGCTGCGCACCCGGGTCCTGGCCGATCGCAACCGGGAGCTCATGGAGCGCATCGGGAGCGCCACCCGCGAGATCGAGCAGCGCCGGGAGGAACAGGAGAAGCTGAACCGGGAGCTGGTCCTGCTGAACCTGGAGAAGACCCAGTTCATGGGCATCGCCGCCCACGACCTGCGCAACCCCCTCAACACCATCATCCTGGTCTCCGACGGGCTCGTCACCGGGGACCTGGAGGACTGCCCTCCGGAAATCGGGCCCTGGGTCCGCAAGATCGCCACCTCCGCCCACCACATGACGGCGCTCATCGACGAGTTCCTGGACGTCAACGCCATCGAGAGCGGCATGTCGAGCCCCCGCGCAAGGGCCGTGGCCATCCAGGAGATCCTGGACCCCCTGGCCAGCCTCTACAAGCTGCGCCTGGACGCCAAGGGCCAGGTGCTGGTGGTGGAGGGCGAGGGCCGGGTCCTGGCCGACCCCAACCACCTGCGCCAGATCCTGGACAACCTCCTTTCCAACGCCTCCAAGTTCTCCCCCTCCGGGGCCGTGCTGCGCATCCGGGTGATCCCCGGACCCGCCGCGACCCGCATCGAGGTCATCGACCAGGGCCCCGGCATCCAGGAATCCGAAAAAGCCAATCTCTTCCGCCGCTTCGTGAAACTCTCCGCCCGCCCCACCGGAGGGGAGAGCTCGTCGGGCCTCGGCCTGAGCATCGTCAAGCACCTGGTCGACGCCAACCACGGCCGGGTCTGGGTGGAACGACCGTCCGATGTCGGATGCGCGTTCTGCCTGGAACTGCCGTCCACAACCGAAGGGTGA
- the xdhC gene encoding xanthine dehydrogenase subunit XdhC: MAVQKKIALTVNGRPYRIEIDIRESLLDVLRDRLQFTGVKQGCSVGECGACTVLIDGTPVNSCIYLAAWADGKTVTTIEGIARDGHLSPVQEAFVEEGAIQCGFCTPGLVLSTTAMVESGRSFTHDEVRRELSGHLCRCTGYQKIIDAAERALREAEKAAE, encoded by the coding sequence GTGGCCGTGCAGAAGAAGATCGCCCTGACCGTCAACGGCCGGCCCTACCGCATCGAGATCGATATCCGCGAATCCCTCCTGGACGTCCTGCGGGACCGGCTGCAGTTCACCGGGGTCAAGCAGGGCTGCTCCGTGGGCGAATGCGGCGCCTGCACCGTCCTCATCGACGGCACCCCCGTGAACTCCTGCATCTACCTCGCCGCCTGGGCCGACGGCAAGACCGTCACCACCATCGAAGGCATCGCCCGGGACGGCCACCTGTCCCCGGTGCAGGAGGCCTTCGTGGAGGAGGGCGCCATCCAGTGCGGGTTCTGCACCCCCGGCCTGGTGCTCAGCACCACGGCCATGGTGGAGAGCGGCCGGTCCTTCACCCACGACGAGGTGCGCCGGGAACTCTCGGGCCACCTGTGCCGCTGCACCGGCTACCAGAAGATCATCGACGCGGCCGAAAGGGCCCTCCGGGAGGCGGAGAAGGCCGCGGAATAG
- a CDS encoding nitric-oxide reductase large subunit yields MSEEAKPLSPWWRIAVLLVMIAGFSLLSLVTVKTYAGAPPIPDRVVDTAGRVLFTGDDIREGQGVFFKYGLMEHGTLWGHGAYLGPDYSAEYLHRLAEIGRDTLAQERFGTPYAQVPADAAPGLGERLKLMLKENRYAGGTLVFTAPEARAHEVQAGEWRDYFSGLDPAPGLPAGYIRSDGELRRLNDFFAWAAWATVATRPGTDYSYTNNWPYEPLVGNLPTSSAYLWSAMSLVTLLGGLGLILFVFGKFDYLGWGGGVGSHRGSAGALQGWTPTASQRSLGLYFLVVMLLFLAQAALGGALAHYRVEPGAFYGFDLARFLPYNLARTWHLQIAIFWIATSWVAGGLFLAPLVGGAEPRGQNAGVLVLLGALALVVFGSLGGEYLGINDRLGSLWFWFGHQGSEYLDLGRFWQVLLAVGLVFWLWLMFRALRPAMGRGKGELPSLFLVAAVAIPLFYVPALFYGPHTNFAVIDNWRFWIIHLWVEGFFELFATVMVAVMFVQMGLIKELAATRLVYLDGILYLVGGIVGTGHHWYFTGQGTLNMGLAACFSALEVVPLTLLTLDAWDFIRLQDKVCDDCDLPLGSRHVWPIRFLIAVGVWNFVGAGVFGFLINLPIVSYFEVGTTLTPNHGHAAMFGVFGMLALAVVFFCLRSLRSDRAWARVEGLIRAGFWGLNIGLALMILLDLFPAGVLQLWDALANGYWHARRLTYLMSGTYHTLEWIRIVADMTFLLAGALPLAWATLRLVLDREPAPPRSPSRP; encoded by the coding sequence GTGTCCGAGGAAGCCAAGCCGCTGTCCCCGTGGTGGAGGATCGCCGTCCTCCTGGTGATGATCGCGGGCTTCAGCCTGCTGAGCCTGGTCACCGTCAAGACCTACGCGGGGGCCCCGCCCATTCCGGACCGGGTGGTGGACACCGCGGGCCGGGTGCTCTTCACGGGCGACGACATCCGGGAAGGGCAGGGGGTGTTCTTCAAGTACGGGCTCATGGAGCACGGGACCCTCTGGGGCCACGGGGCCTACCTGGGGCCTGACTACTCGGCCGAGTACCTGCACCGCCTCGCCGAGATCGGCCGGGACACCCTGGCCCAGGAGCGCTTCGGCACGCCCTACGCCCAGGTGCCCGCGGACGCGGCGCCGGGGCTGGGGGAGCGGCTCAAGCTCATGCTCAAGGAGAACCGCTACGCCGGGGGCACCCTGGTGTTCACCGCCCCGGAGGCCCGGGCCCACGAGGTCCAGGCCGGGGAGTGGCGGGACTACTTCTCGGGCCTGGACCCGGCCCCGGGCCTGCCCGCGGGCTACATCCGCAGCGACGGGGAACTGCGCCGGCTCAACGACTTCTTCGCCTGGGCGGCCTGGGCCACCGTGGCCACCCGCCCCGGCACCGACTACTCCTACACCAACAACTGGCCCTACGAGCCGCTCGTGGGCAACCTGCCCACCAGCTCCGCCTACCTGTGGAGCGCCATGAGCCTCGTGACCCTCCTGGGAGGCCTCGGGCTGATCCTTTTCGTCTTCGGGAAGTTCGACTACCTGGGCTGGGGCGGCGGCGTCGGCAGCCACCGCGGGTCCGCGGGGGCGCTGCAGGGCTGGACCCCCACCGCCAGCCAGCGGTCCCTGGGCCTCTACTTCCTGGTGGTGATGCTGCTCTTCCTGGCCCAGGCGGCCCTGGGCGGCGCCCTGGCCCACTACCGGGTGGAGCCCGGGGCCTTCTACGGCTTCGACCTGGCCCGGTTCCTGCCCTACAACCTCGCCCGCACCTGGCACCTGCAGATCGCCATCTTCTGGATCGCCACCTCCTGGGTGGCCGGGGGCCTCTTCCTGGCGCCCCTGGTGGGCGGCGCCGAGCCCCGGGGGCAGAACGCGGGCGTGCTGGTGCTGCTGGGGGCCCTGGCCCTGGTGGTCTTCGGGAGCCTGGGCGGGGAGTACCTGGGGATCAACGACCGCCTGGGGAGCCTCTGGTTCTGGTTCGGGCACCAGGGCAGCGAGTACCTGGACCTGGGGCGCTTCTGGCAGGTGCTCCTGGCCGTGGGACTCGTCTTCTGGCTGTGGCTCATGTTCCGGGCCCTGCGGCCCGCCATGGGCCGGGGCAAGGGGGAGCTGCCCAGCCTCTTCCTGGTGGCGGCGGTGGCCATCCCCCTCTTCTACGTGCCGGCGCTCTTCTACGGGCCCCACACGAATTTCGCCGTCATCGACAACTGGCGGTTCTGGATCATCCACCTGTGGGTGGAGGGCTTCTTCGAGCTGTTCGCCACGGTGATGGTGGCCGTGATGTTCGTGCAGATGGGGCTCATCAAGGAGCTGGCCGCCACGCGGCTGGTGTACCTGGACGGCATCCTCTACCTGGTGGGGGGCATCGTGGGCACCGGGCACCACTGGTATTTCACGGGCCAGGGCACCCTGAACATGGGCCTCGCCGCGTGCTTTTCCGCCCTGGAGGTGGTGCCCCTCACCCTGCTCACCCTGGACGCCTGGGACTTCATCCGGCTCCAGGACAAGGTCTGCGACGACTGCGACCTGCCCCTGGGGTCCCGGCACGTGTGGCCCATCCGCTTCCTCATCGCCGTGGGGGTGTGGAACTTCGTGGGGGCGGGGGTCTTCGGGTTCCTCATCAACCTGCCCATCGTGTCCTACTTCGAGGTGGGCACCACCCTCACGCCCAACCACGGCCACGCGGCCATGTTCGGCGTCTTCGGCATGCTGGCCCTGGCGGTGGTGTTCTTCTGCCTGCGCTCCCTCCGCTCGGACCGGGCCTGGGCGCGGGTGGAGGGGCTCATCCGGGCGGGGTTCTGGGGGCTGAACATCGGCCTGGCCCTCATGATCCTCCTGGATCTGTTCCCCGCCGGGGTGCTGCAGCTCTGGGACGCCCTGGCCAACGGGTACTGGCACGCCCGCAGGCTCACCTACCTCATGTCGGGCACGTACCACACCCTGGAATGGATCCGCATCGTCGCGGACATGACCTTCCTGCTGGCCGGCGCGCTGCCCCTGGCCTGGGCCACCCTCAGGCTGGTGCTGGACCGGGAGCCGGCCCCGCCACGATCCCCTTCACGGCCTTGA
- a CDS encoding response regulator yields MTKVLVIDDSAFFRKVLRGFLEEDGFQVDDFEPLSALEVLERARAFLPDLVVTDYTMPYVDGLAVLRMIRRHGPSLPVVVLTAYRDPQREARLREHAPVWVLHKPMKGEDIVKAVKGIVAGPAPGPAPA; encoded by the coding sequence ATGACCAAAGTGCTGGTGATCGACGACAGCGCCTTCTTCCGGAAGGTGCTGCGGGGCTTCCTGGAGGAGGACGGCTTCCAGGTGGACGATTTCGAGCCCCTCTCCGCCCTGGAGGTGCTGGAGCGGGCCAGGGCCTTCCTGCCCGACCTGGTGGTCACGGACTACACCATGCCCTACGTGGACGGCCTGGCGGTGCTCCGCATGATCCGGCGCCACGGGCCCTCCCTGCCGGTGGTGGTGCTCACCGCGTACCGGGACCCCCAGCGGGAGGCCCGGCTCCGGGAGCACGCCCCGGTGTGGGTGCTCCACAAGCCCATGAAGGGCGAGGACATCGTCAAGGCCGTGAAGGGGATCGTGGCGGGGCCGGCTCCCGGTCCAGCACCAGCCTGA